AGACATGTACCTTTAACTGTTGCACTCTTTCAAGTACCTCCTCTCCGGTCAATGGAACTGGAGCTATTTCTTTTCCTACGGTGTTATCAAAATCTTGTTTCTTCCGACGATGAGGATGATGACGGGGCAACCACCTTCGATGCCTCATGACCATGTACTTACGATAATTGACAAGCCTTGTAGCTTTTGTTTGATCAACACAGATAGGACAATCATTATACCCTTTGATTATATTTCCCGAAAAGTTACCATAGACTGGATAATCACTAATAGTCCATAACAAGATGCTTCTTAGCAAAAACTGCTCATTCTTGTAAGCATCATACACTTGTTTCCCATGCCACAACTTTTTTAAATCATCTATAAGTGGTTGAAGAAACACATCAATATCATTTCCGGGTTGAGTTGGTCCAGATATCAACAAGCATAGCATTATATACTTCCGTTTCATACAAAGCCATGGTGGAAGATTATAAATTGACATCAAAACCGGCCAACATGAGTAATCAAGATTATAGCTACGAAAAGGATTGAATCCATCAGAAGATAGAGCTAACCGTAAGTTTCTAGGATATGAAGAAAAATATGGCCACCTTGCATCGACTTCCTTCCATGTTTGTGCATCAGCAGGGTGTCTCAATTTACCATCCTTTAACCTTTCCCTTTCATGCCAAGTCAAGTCCTTAGATGTCTGAGGTGAGTTGAACAAATTCCTCAGACGTGGTATTAATGGAAAATACCATAAAACCTTGGCAGGAATCCCTGCCAATTCATCTCCTTTTTTGTTTAACTTCCATCGAGAGGCTTGAGAAATGCGGCACTTCGTCTCATCTTCATCTCTCTCTCCACGGTATAGTAAACAATCATTCGGACATACGTGTATTTTTTCATACTCCATTCCCAAGGCACACAAGATTTTTTTAGCTTCACTGAATGAAGAAGGAAATGTGTTGCCTTGTGGAAGCATAGACCCGACCAAAAGTAGCATTTCAGAGAAGCAAGTATCAGATATTTCATATTTTGCTTTCAAGTTATAAAACTTTACCAAAGCCTTCATCTTAGTGTATCCTTCACATCCTGGATAAAGAGGTTCATATTCAGATTCAATATGGTTAAACATTTCCGAGGAGTCCAGGGATACATCATCGTTTCTACCGATTGGGATTTGATCTACCGATTCTGAACTGCCGGTTCCTTCAGTGGTAGGCTCACCTCCTTCTGTATTGCACTCTCCGTGCCAAATCCAACACTTGTACGTTTGATCGATACCATTGAGAAAAAGATGGTCCCTTACTTTTCGAGCATGCCAATATTTACTATGTACGCATTTTATACATGAACAACAAATTTTATTTTCACTAAATCCGTTCTCAAATGCACACAACAACAAATCCTCGACTCTTTTTTTGAATTGTTTTGTTCTTCTATCTGCCTTTAACCAAGACCTGTCCAtcttttttaattcaaaatatgACACATAATTAGAAGTTACAACTAATCAGCTTAACACATAATTGTACTACTAATTGTACTACTAATTACTACTAATTGTACTACTAATTACTACTAATTACTAACTGCAAATATAACTTAAATAAAGCTTAACACTAAAACATTTCCCAAATATAATTATGAACCCTAAAAATTTAATGAAATTAAACTTAATGGAGATGAAGTAATTACCTTAACACTGACCCAATCAAAAAGATGAAGTTATGGTTTTAATCGagttttttttgaatttaatcGAAAAGCTATTTTCAATCGAGATGAAGTTATTttgatgaagaggatgaagagcTTGAGTGAAGAAATtgagtgaagaagatgaagatatCGAGTCAAGAAATcgagtgaagaagatgaagaaatcgaGTCAAAGGCGAGAAAATAAATGGCTTAGGACAAAGATTTGGGAGGTTTGAATGGCTTAAGACAAAGATCTGGGGCTATTAAGGAGTACAAGCAGCACACACAAACATTTTGTTCTTTTTTTAACAAACAAATCCGACAACGGTAAAGCAAACCGTTGTAAGGtctattataattaaaataaaaaaataaaaaataattcaaaataattaattatattttttatcaaaatatcatctattaCATATACCCAATTTATaacaagttacaagtaccggtcaaaacatcggttgactgttaaaataacaaaccaaacacatttatttttttctcaaatttttgtcatatcactaaaatatatagatcttaacttccgtatggttggatcattcataaacatttttaaaaaaatcgaaactttagtacgagactaaacacaagttacaagtacgggtcaaaacaccggttgactgttaaaataacaaaccaaataatttttttctcaaatttttgtcatatcactaaaatatatagatcttaacatccgtacggttggatcattcataaattttttttataaaaatagaaactttagtacgagactaaacacaagttacaagtaccggtcaaaacaccggttgactgttaaaataacaaaccaaacacatttatttttttctcaaatttttgtcatatcactaaaatatatataactTAACAACCGTATGGTTaaatcattcataaacatttttacaaaaatagaaacattagtacgagactaaacacaagttacaagtacgggtcaaaacaccggttgactgttaaaataacaaaccaaataaatttatttttttctcaaattttggTCATATCACtcaaatatatagatcttaacatccgtatggttggatcattcataaactttttaaaaaaattagaaactttagtacgagactaaacacaagttacaagtaccggtcaaaacaccggttgcctattaaaataacaaaccaaacacatttatttttttctcaaatttttgtcatataaataaaatatatagatcttaatatccgtatggttggattattcataaaccttttaaaaaaaatagaaactttagtacgagactaaacacaagttacaagtacgggtcaaaataccggttgactgttaaaataacaaaccaaataaatttatttttttctcaattttttgtcatattactaaaatatatagatattaacatccgtatggttggatcattcataaatatttttaaaaaaatagaaactttagtacgagactaaatacaagttacaagtacgggtcaaaataccggttgactgttaaaataacaaaccaaatacatttatttttttctcaaatttttgtcatattactaaaatatatagatcttaacattcgtgcggttggatcattcataatttttttttaaaaaatagaaactttagtatgagactaaacactagttacaagtaccggtcaaaacaccagttgactgttaaaataacaaaccaaacacatttattttttttctcaaatttttgtcatatcactaaaatatatagatcttaacatccgtatggttggatcattcataaatattttttaaaaaatagaaactttagtacgagactaaacacaagttacaagtacgggtcaaattattggttgactgttaaaataacaaaccaaatacatttattttttctcaaatttttgtcatattactaaaatatatagatcttaacattcgtgcggttggatcattcataaatgtgtaaaaaaaatagaaactttagtacgagactaaacactggttacaagtaccggtcaaaacaccagttgactgttaaaataacaaaccaaacacatttatttttttctcaaatttttgtcatatcactaaaatatatagatcttaacattcGTACAATTGGATCattcatatatttttttttaaaaaatagcaacattagtacgagactaaacacaagttacaagtaatGGTCAAAACACATGTTGACTTTTAAAACAACAAACTAAGGGTGATCTAGTTATGTAAGCACGATAAATCCGGGGTGTTATAAAGAATTTTCTCGTATAAAAGATAGCATGATTGACGTTAAAATTAGATCGTTATACACTATTATTCGCATAATAATTCATAATAATATTTACGAATTAACACCGATGTGTTCTTTAATAACAATTTTATTATGACAACTGTTGTGTAATATAATTAACCGTTATCCTAGTACTTATAAAATAACGGTTTTTACTGTAAAACCGTTGTATTTATTTGACTACTGTTTTGCTGGGTAATTATGTTTCTTAAAATACTATTTTATGTAAATCCGTTGTCTGAATGTGTTTAAGACAAGAgtttaaaatttttgaatttcAGCCCACAATTTTTATACCATTTTCTAATTTACTTTTTACTTTATTTGTTTTGATGGCAACATTATATACCGTTGGATTAAAGTAGTTTACCTGGAGTGCATCTGAGCCGTTAAATTATTTCACTTGCCCCTTCTTTTTTCACTCCCACTCCACTTCCCTCTCATTCTCCATTTTCTTTTTTCACTCCTCTCAGAGCTCTCACAAGTCACGATACAGGTTCAATcacttgtaatatccgggatatatcgtgtaattatttttgctattaaata
This genomic interval from Apium graveolens cultivar Ventura chromosome 8, ASM990537v1, whole genome shotgun sequence contains the following:
- the LOC141679720 gene encoding uncharacterized protein LOC141679720, whose protein sequence is MDRSWLKADRRTKQFKKRVEDLLLCAFENGFSENKICCSCIKCVHSKYWHARKVRDHLFLNGIDQTYKCWIWHGECNTEGGEPTTEGTGSSESVDQIPIGRNDDVSLDSSEMFNHIESEYEPLYPGCEGYTKMKALVKFYNLKAKYEISDTCFSEMLLLVGSMLPQGNTFPSSFSEAKKILCALGMEYEKIHVCPNDCLLYRGERDEDETKCRISQASRWKLNKKGDELAGIPAKVLWYFPLIPRLRNLFNSPQTSKDLTWHERERLKDGKLRHPADAQTWKEVDARWPYFSSYPRNLRLALSSDGFNPFRSYNLDYSCWPVLMSIYNLPPWLCMKRKYIMLCLLISGPTQPGNDIDVFLQPLIDDLKKLWHGKQVYDAYKNEQFLLRSILLWTISDYPVYGNFSGNIIKGYNDCPICVDQTKATRLVNYRKYMVMRHRRWLPRHHPHRRKKQDFDNTVGKEIAPVPLTGEEVLERVQQLKVHVFGKTQRQPRLKKGDARPVWKKVSIFFELEYWKFFPVRYVLDVMHIEKNICESLLGMMLNIPKKMKDKKSVRIDMAEMGIRTKLRPKTPGKKEKLPLAS